The Amycolatopsis mongoliensis genome includes a window with the following:
- a CDS encoding ABC transporter ATP-binding protein, with translation MVTGMNGTAVDPIGAPERVHTMEVRNVHKSFGSFDVLKGLNLEFADNAITTILGPSGTGKSVLIKHLVGLLEPDQGEVMIFGRDIWKIDERERYELRKRFGVLFQDGALFGSMNIFDNTAFPLRKHTDMGEDEIEAIVNQRLKEVGLERSSYKYPNEVSGGMRKRAGFARALVMNPDIVLFDEPDSGLDPVRTSLLNDLILDMHQEYRGTYLLVTHDIRTARKVSDYVGVIWKGKVVHYGPTEEAFNSPDPFVRQFLSGDSAGPLGMD, from the coding sequence ATGGTCACCGGGATGAACGGGACGGCCGTCGACCCGATCGGCGCACCGGAGCGGGTGCACACGATGGAGGTGCGGAACGTCCACAAGTCCTTCGGCAGCTTCGACGTGCTGAAGGGGCTCAACCTGGAATTCGCCGACAACGCGATCACCACCATCCTCGGCCCGTCCGGGACCGGCAAGAGCGTGCTCATCAAGCACCTCGTCGGCCTGCTCGAACCGGACCAGGGCGAGGTGATGATCTTCGGGCGCGACATCTGGAAGATCGACGAACGGGAACGCTACGAACTGCGCAAGCGGTTCGGCGTCCTGTTCCAGGACGGCGCGCTGTTCGGGTCGATGAACATCTTCGACAACACGGCGTTCCCGCTGCGCAAGCACACCGACATGGGCGAGGACGAGATCGAGGCGATCGTCAACCAGCGGCTCAAGGAAGTCGGCCTGGAGCGGTCGTCCTACAAGTACCCCAACGAGGTTTCCGGCGGCATGCGCAAGCGGGCCGGCTTCGCGCGGGCGCTGGTGATGAACCCCGACATCGTCCTGTTCGACGAGCCCGACTCGGGCCTCGACCCGGTCCGCACCAGCCTGCTCAACGACCTGATCCTCGACATGCACCAGGAGTACCGCGGGACCTACCTGCTGGTGACCCACGACATCCGCACCGCACGCAAGGTCAGCGACTACGTCGGGGTGATCTGGAAGGGCAAGGTCGTCCACTACGGACCGACCGAGGAGGCCTTCAACTCCCCGGACCCGTTCGTCCGCCAGTTCCTCTCCGGCGACTCCGCCGGACCGCTGGGAATGGACTGA
- a CDS encoding Hsp20/alpha crystallin family protein: protein MLMRTDPFRELDRFAQQVFGTPAPGTWSKPAAIPLDAYRAGDEFVVCFDLPGVAPDAIELDVEGNVLTVQAERRPAPSGDDVRMQVSERPLGVFSRRLFLGDTLDTDHIAANYDAGVLTLRIPIAEKAKPRRIEITGAATDRKEIQA from the coding sequence ATGTTGATGCGCACTGACCCCTTCCGCGAGCTGGACCGCTTCGCGCAGCAGGTCTTCGGCACTCCCGCGCCCGGCACCTGGTCGAAGCCGGCCGCGATACCCCTGGACGCCTACCGCGCCGGTGACGAGTTCGTCGTCTGCTTCGACCTGCCCGGCGTCGCTCCCGACGCCATCGAGCTCGACGTCGAAGGCAACGTCCTCACCGTCCAAGCAGAACGACGGCCCGCGCCGAGCGGTGACGACGTGCGGATGCAGGTCTCCGAACGGCCGCTGGGCGTGTTTTCCCGCCGGCTGTTCCTCGGGGACACCCTCGACACCGACCACATCGCCGCGAACTACGACGCCGGCGTCCTGACCCTGCGCATCCCGATCGCCGAGAAGGCCAAGCCCCGGCGCATCGAAATCACCGGCGCCGCCACCGACCGGAAGGAAATCCAGGCCTGA
- a CDS encoding DUF6292 family protein: MTASLYTPTGHPHPAFTALQAYLADVTTTVGVGLESCTVDHDSPVSAYVALDEHLPGYPGRDVALLWDEVHGWAAAIETHSGEDLIVLRYLGGTTVTPEPEDITRFLTALREDDHRIGRLDPPAIRAAGTLTELQAVLSQRRTA; encoded by the coding sequence GTGACCGCATCGCTGTACACCCCGACCGGCCACCCCCACCCGGCCTTCACCGCGCTGCAGGCCTACCTCGCCGACGTGACCACCACCGTCGGCGTCGGTCTCGAGTCCTGCACCGTCGACCACGACAGCCCGGTTTCCGCTTACGTCGCCCTCGACGAACACCTGCCCGGCTACCCGGGTCGCGACGTCGCCCTGCTGTGGGACGAAGTCCACGGCTGGGCCGCCGCCATCGAGACCCACTCCGGCGAAGACCTCATCGTCCTTCGTTATCTCGGCGGCACCACTGTCACCCCGGAACCCGAGGACATCACCCGGTTCTTGACGGCGCTGCGCGAGGACGATCACCGCATCGGCCGCCTCGACCCGCCCGCGATCCGCGCCGCCGGCACTCTCACCGAACTGCAGGCCGTCCTCTCCCAGAGGAGGACGGCGTGA
- a CDS encoding MlaE family ABC transporter permease, with product MTATKPALARRWSAGVQRPLVEAGEIVHLLGRVLWLAIRHPFGYWGEVRDLMFETLRRCWLPVIISTTALGFAGPGMQGGSLYSVLGIPDRLGSFLLMASVREFAPWIDAMIVAGVMGTAIAADLGARRIREEIDAMQVLGVDPVRTLVLPRIIAVTLMTGLLEVFALVCGVIGGYIAAVPIFGATGAAFIGNFWSNATTTDMWGSIVKTLAFGLILSVVCCYKGLNAQGGPIGVGRAVNQAVVISFASIWIFNYVYTSALLGLNPDMQVFK from the coding sequence GTGACCGCAACGAAACCCGCGCTCGCACGACGGTGGAGCGCCGGTGTGCAGCGGCCGCTGGTCGAAGCCGGCGAAATCGTCCACCTGCTCGGCCGGGTCCTCTGGCTCGCGATCCGCCACCCGTTCGGGTACTGGGGCGAAGTCCGCGACCTGATGTTCGAGACGTTGCGCCGGTGCTGGCTGCCGGTCATCATCTCCACGACCGCGCTCGGCTTCGCCGGCCCGGGCATGCAGGGCGGCAGCCTCTACAGCGTGCTCGGCATTCCCGACCGCCTCGGCTCCTTCCTGCTGATGGCCAGCGTCCGCGAATTCGCGCCGTGGATCGACGCGATGATCGTCGCCGGGGTGATGGGCACGGCCATCGCCGCCGACCTCGGCGCGCGGCGGATCCGCGAGGAGATCGACGCCATGCAAGTCCTCGGCGTCGATCCCGTCCGGACCCTCGTGCTGCCGAGGATCATCGCGGTCACCCTGATGACCGGCCTGCTCGAGGTGTTCGCGCTGGTGTGCGGCGTGATCGGCGGGTACATCGCCGCCGTGCCGATCTTCGGGGCCACCGGCGCCGCCTTCATCGGGAACTTCTGGTCCAACGCGACCACCACGGACATGTGGGGCAGCATCGTGAAGACCCTCGCGTTCGGACTGATCCTGTCGGTCGTCTGCTGCTACAAGGGGCTGAACGCGCAAGGCGGCCCGATCGGCGTCGGCCGCGCGGTCAACCAGGCGGTGGTCATCTCGTTCGCCTCGATCTGGATCTTCAACTACGTCTACACGTCCGCGCTCCTCGGACTGAACCCCGACATGCAGGTCTTCAAGTGA
- a CDS encoding ABC transporter permease, whose protein sequence is MTETARHEPGATPAGRTKTPDVVITFGGMAGKLRDAVAAGGDIMKFAGRTVRSLPDLRHHVTEVFAQAGILILSSGIIVWLMQFVVGTMCATEASYTLKQVGAPIYSAVFNDVCGLREMSVYMWAYIFAAKVGCGLVAEIGSMRIAEEIDALEVLGIKSRSYLVGTRIAAAWLCMPFLYIVGLGLMFISMHLVTVYQLGTVSSGGYSFVFWLFQNPYDLMAAISKMIAMGTIIIFVGCYYGYNASGGPVGVGRNTAKSMMLNMVLIHVVGLLGTWFFWGSYPNMPIGN, encoded by the coding sequence ATGACCGAAACGGCTCGGCACGAGCCCGGCGCGACACCGGCGGGCCGCACGAAGACACCTGACGTCGTCATCACGTTCGGCGGCATGGCGGGGAAGCTGCGGGACGCCGTCGCGGCCGGTGGCGACATCATGAAGTTCGCCGGCCGCACGGTGCGCAGCCTGCCGGATCTGCGCCACCACGTCACGGAAGTGTTCGCCCAGGCGGGAATCCTGATCCTGTCGAGCGGCATCATCGTCTGGCTGATGCAGTTCGTCGTCGGCACGATGTGCGCGACCGAGGCCAGCTACACCCTGAAGCAGGTCGGCGCACCGATCTATTCCGCGGTGTTCAACGACGTCTGCGGCCTGCGGGAGATGTCGGTCTACATGTGGGCCTACATCTTCGCGGCGAAGGTCGGGTGCGGGCTGGTCGCGGAAATCGGTTCGATGCGCATCGCCGAGGAGATCGACGCGCTGGAGGTGCTGGGCATCAAGTCGCGCAGCTACCTCGTCGGCACGCGGATCGCCGCCGCCTGGCTCTGCATGCCCTTCCTGTACATCGTCGGGCTCGGCCTGATGTTCATCTCGATGCACCTGGTCACGGTCTACCAGTTGGGCACCGTCTCCAGCGGCGGCTATTCCTTCGTCTTCTGGCTGTTCCAGAACCCCTACGACCTGATGGCCGCGATTTCGAAGATGATCGCGATGGGCACGATCATCATTTTCGTCGGTTGTTACTACGGGTACAACGCCTCGGGCGGCCCGGTCGGCGTCGGCAGGAACACCGCGAAATCGATGATGCTCAACATGGTGCTCATCCACGTCGTCGGGTTGCTCGGCACGTGGTTCTTCTGGGGCTCCTACCCGAACATGCCGATCGGCAACTGA
- a CDS encoding MlaD family protein has translation MRTRRKIQAVLATTAVAAAVAGAAVTNTGSGEQPDKLTIAAEFADASPLVVGNDVKVKGVTVGEVADMSVHDAKAIVTLKIDGSALPLHKDARATVKPVSLLGERFVDLDRGTASAPLLNDGDVLPIKQTGQATDLDQVLNTIDDPTGQSLAALVTMLGQGMQGNGANAQASIKALASSMQDTDGLVKLLGQQNQLLTDLVDHVQPVAGALAADNGKTLGGLVDSARQVLGVTAKNQEGLAASFAELPGTLAAARDTLAELTGTAKATTPVLEGMRPTTDNLSAVSDELRRFSESADPALTSAKPVLERAEKLMDAARPVVEELRKAGPGLRGTVAGANPLTAQLTGNIENVLNFFRFWAMSTNGWDGLSHYFRGQAIIHPEEITGLLPSLTGTPPPPTIPGAGKPATPSPIPGLPGALGSSGLLDTKSLVAPDGGVTGLSERQESGVLQFLLGGS, from the coding sequence ATGAGGACACGGCGGAAGATCCAGGCCGTGCTGGCCACGACCGCGGTCGCGGCGGCCGTGGCGGGCGCCGCGGTCACGAACACCGGCTCCGGCGAGCAGCCGGACAAGCTGACCATCGCCGCCGAGTTCGCCGACGCGAGCCCGCTGGTCGTCGGCAACGACGTGAAGGTCAAGGGCGTCACCGTCGGCGAGGTGGCCGACATGAGCGTCCACGACGCCAAGGCGATCGTCACCCTGAAGATCGACGGATCGGCGCTGCCGCTGCACAAGGACGCCCGGGCCACCGTGAAGCCGGTCAGCCTGCTGGGCGAGCGCTTTGTCGACCTCGACCGCGGCACCGCCTCCGCGCCGCTGCTGAACGACGGCGACGTGCTGCCGATCAAGCAGACCGGCCAGGCAACCGACCTCGACCAGGTGCTCAACACGATCGACGACCCGACCGGTCAGTCGCTCGCCGCGCTGGTCACGATGCTGGGCCAGGGCATGCAGGGCAACGGCGCCAACGCGCAGGCCTCGATCAAGGCGCTCGCGTCGTCCATGCAGGACACCGACGGGCTGGTGAAGCTGCTCGGTCAGCAGAACCAGCTGCTCACCGACCTCGTCGACCACGTGCAGCCGGTCGCCGGCGCACTGGCCGCCGACAACGGCAAGACCCTGGGCGGCCTGGTCGACTCCGCACGCCAGGTGCTCGGCGTCACGGCCAAGAACCAGGAGGGCCTGGCCGCCTCGTTCGCCGAACTGCCGGGAACGCTGGCCGCGGCGCGCGACACCCTCGCCGAGCTCACCGGCACGGCCAAGGCCACCACACCCGTGCTCGAGGGAATGCGGCCGACGACCGACAACCTCTCCGCCGTCAGCGACGAGCTGCGCCGGTTCAGCGAGTCGGCGGACCCGGCGCTGACGAGCGCGAAGCCCGTCCTCGAGCGCGCCGAGAAGCTGATGGACGCGGCACGCCCGGTCGTCGAAGAGCTCCGGAAGGCCGGCCCCGGCCTGCGGGGCACCGTCGCCGGGGCGAACCCGCTCACCGCGCAGCTGACCGGCAACATCGAAAACGTCCTGAACTTCTTCCGGTTCTGGGCGATGTCGACCAACGGCTGGGACGGGCTTTCGCACTACTTTCGCGGCCAGGCGATCATCCACCCCGAGGAGATCACCGGGTTGCTGCCGTCCCTGACCGGAACTCCACCGCCGCCCACGATCCCGGGCGCGGGCAAGCCGGCCACCCCGTCGCCGATCCCCGGGCTCCCCGGCGCGCTCGGTTCGTCGGGCCTGCTCGACACGAAGTCCCTCGTCGCCCCGGACGGCGGCGTGACCGGGCTCAGCGAGCGCCAGGAGAGCGGCGTTCTCCAGTTCCTGCTCGGAGGTTCCTGA
- a CDS encoding sensor histidine kinase: protein MPADGRTVPGAPPVARVMVAVRLAVALSVVLLLVAGGDDARRHLPWVVVTLSFASGYAVVVAANPHWELYASPAAWLLTALDSAFSLLTIAMTGAATSPAVAILVLVVTAAAIRLPLGPTMALALGLGVAYLAVALLVDPGFTSWQERRLQGLWWTGYLVLTGLLGASLSRLVEREREAGIAARVEAMAGHAAAEEERDLRRRLLESYQSQQDGLAVLLHEFRTPVISLRALARGLAADGALAPADRETGSRLIAEHANHLSDMLDALGDVAASRRPAFGTGRSRPVELRALVLASADAAGLRPPRLRVHFDDTLTVTIDAQRFRRVLTNLLENAARHGEGKPVDVEAEVTAGRLLLRVLDGGSGVDAGNLAKLTGKFTAAGANRGTAGLGLWIVDQIVQALGGRVGFRNRPGGGLVAEVEIPVD, encoded by the coding sequence ATGCCGGCCGACGGGCGCACCGTGCCGGGCGCGCCGCCGGTCGCCCGGGTGATGGTGGCCGTGCGGCTCGCGGTCGCGCTGTCGGTGGTCCTGCTGCTGGTCGCCGGCGGCGACGACGCCCGGCGGCACCTTCCGTGGGTCGTCGTGACCCTCTCCTTCGCCTCCGGTTACGCCGTCGTCGTCGCGGCGAACCCGCACTGGGAGCTGTACGCCTCGCCGGCGGCCTGGCTGCTCACCGCGCTCGACTCGGCCTTCTCGCTGCTCACGATCGCCATGACCGGCGCGGCGACCAGCCCGGCCGTGGCGATCCTGGTGCTCGTCGTCACGGCCGCGGCCATCCGCCTGCCCCTCGGTCCCACCATGGCGCTCGCCCTCGGGCTCGGCGTCGCCTACCTGGCCGTGGCGCTGCTGGTCGACCCGGGATTCACCTCGTGGCAGGAGCGCCGGCTCCAGGGTCTCTGGTGGACGGGTTACCTGGTGCTCACCGGCCTGCTCGGCGCGAGCCTGTCCCGGCTGGTCGAGCGCGAGCGGGAAGCCGGGATCGCCGCCCGGGTCGAGGCGATGGCCGGGCACGCCGCGGCCGAGGAAGAACGCGATCTGCGGCGGCGGCTCCTCGAGTCGTACCAGTCCCAGCAGGACGGCCTCGCTGTCCTGCTGCACGAATTCCGCACCCCCGTGATCTCGCTCCGTGCGCTGGCCCGGGGGCTCGCCGCGGACGGCGCGCTCGCCCCGGCCGACCGCGAAACGGGCAGCAGGCTGATCGCCGAGCACGCGAACCACCTCTCCGACATGCTCGATGCCCTGGGCGACGTCGCGGCGAGCCGCCGCCCGGCCTTCGGCACCGGCCGGTCCCGGCCGGTGGAGCTGCGGGCCTTGGTGCTGGCCTCGGCGGACGCGGCCGGGCTCCGGCCACCGCGGCTGCGGGTGCACTTCGACGACACGCTGACGGTCACCATCGACGCCCAGCGGTTCCGCCGCGTGCTCACGAACCTGCTCGAGAACGCCGCCCGTCACGGTGAAGGCAAGCCCGTCGACGTCGAGGCCGAGGTCACCGCCGGCCGGCTCCTGCTGCGGGTGCTCGACGGCGGGTCCGGTGTGGACGCGGGCAACCTCGCGAAGCTGACCGGCAAGTTCACCGCGGCCGGGGCGAACCGCGGTACGGCCGGCCTCGGCCTCTGGATCGTCGACCAGATCGTGCAGGCCCTCGGCGGCCGGGTCGGCTTCCGGAACCGCCCCGGCGGCGGGCTGGTCGCCGAGGTCGAGATCCCGGTGGATTGA
- a CDS encoding MlaD family protein, which produces MAKRRSRKFRSVSTGAVVLVVFALALQLALTADKGLPGATYTLVDADVSDVGALRPGDDVRVASVRVGRVKDVRLVGGAPRVTLQLDGTREIYRDAAAEAKSVTVASRSALGQKYIALTPGSPGTGKLGPAEVIPPKRTAGSQELSDLLDVLDAPTRDALGSTVREAGGGAGGHAADLQDALKAAPRMLPDLATVSKALSANDGADLTALLTTADRLSARFTGRQDQLSELLGRLDTTMRAVAVDDGKPLDDVVQRAPGTLQAARAGLQSLQAPLKDLHAGMAQLVPGARALGQATPDLRGVLREAVPPLGKVPDVGRQAEPALTDLTKTVDDARPLAPRLTQTFDSADRFLRVLAPYAPEVSGWFTNWAAALSHGDANGHFLRLYLLFSEESVLGQGGLRDPLVARNPYPAPGEAAHDARKIPGGNR; this is translated from the coding sequence ATGGCCAAGCGCCGGTCCCGCAAGTTCCGCTCGGTGTCCACGGGTGCCGTGGTGCTGGTGGTGTTCGCCCTCGCGCTGCAGCTCGCGCTCACGGCCGACAAGGGGTTGCCCGGGGCGACCTACACCCTCGTCGACGCCGACGTCTCGGACGTGGGCGCGCTCCGCCCCGGTGACGACGTCCGCGTCGCCAGCGTCCGGGTCGGCCGCGTCAAGGACGTCCGGCTGGTCGGCGGGGCCCCGCGGGTGACGCTCCAGCTCGACGGCACGCGGGAGATCTACCGGGACGCGGCCGCGGAGGCCAAGAGCGTCACGGTGGCCTCGCGGTCCGCGCTGGGGCAGAAGTACATCGCGCTGACCCCGGGCTCGCCCGGGACTGGGAAGCTCGGCCCGGCGGAGGTGATCCCGCCCAAGCGCACCGCGGGCTCCCAGGAACTGAGCGACCTGCTGGACGTGCTCGACGCGCCCACCCGGGACGCGCTCGGCTCGACCGTCCGGGAAGCAGGCGGCGGAGCCGGCGGGCACGCGGCGGACCTGCAGGACGCACTCAAGGCCGCGCCTCGGATGCTGCCCGACCTCGCGACCGTCTCGAAAGCCCTGTCCGCCAACGACGGTGCCGACCTGACCGCGCTGCTGACCACGGCCGACCGGCTGTCGGCCCGGTTCACCGGGCGCCAGGACCAGCTGTCGGAACTGCTCGGCCGGCTGGACACGACGATGCGAGCCGTCGCGGTGGACGACGGGAAACCGCTCGACGACGTCGTGCAGCGCGCGCCCGGCACGCTGCAGGCAGCGCGAGCCGGCCTGCAGTCGCTGCAGGCACCGCTCAAGGACCTGCACGCCGGCATGGCCCAGCTCGTGCCCGGGGCGCGGGCGCTCGGCCAGGCGACCCCCGACCTCCGGGGCGTGCTGCGGGAAGCGGTGCCGCCACTGGGAAAGGTGCCGGACGTCGGCAGGCAGGCCGAGCCCGCCCTGACCGACTTGACGAAGACCGTCGACGACGCGCGGCCGCTGGCCCCGCGGCTGACGCAGACGTTCGACAGTGCCGACCGGTTCCTGCGGGTGCTGGCGCCGTACGCGCCGGAAGTCAGCGGGTGGTTCACGAACTGGGCCGCCGCGCTCTCGCACGGGGACGCCAACGGCCACTTCCTGCGGTTGTACCTGCTGTTCAGCGAGGAGTCCGTGCTCGGGCAGGGCGGTCTGCGGGATCCGCTGGTCGCCAGGAACCCCTATCCCGCACCGGGTGAGGCGGCGCACGACGCCCGGAAGATCCCAGGAGGCAACCGGTGA
- a CDS encoding R2-like ligand-binding oxidase: protein MSLTRDIEPSRHLGFGGGARTGHRPDPVPRQLLRDGNAAFWNPDDIDLTRDEADFATLSPGERRLTCLFVANLIAVGESAPQDLQPFVTAMATENRRDDETYLTQLVFEEAQHAQALRTWFDAVGMSDSLPWFTENGDVRRRSFLEELSWSLYALTDDQSPAAQIRAAVTHNHILEGCLGLTCYTAGAQICRNRGILPGLLRILEHIAADERRHVAWGTFTCRRHLAADDENWAIVLQRTQELLPLATEMIGEMLAPFGPGAPFGISMQGLMGSALSDVGRRLDSVARARGRHPEEVDRDHSPMRLEDEIEMDGNRSGGEDDRRTVVSIRRPVRPAP, encoded by the coding sequence ATGTCCCTCACCCGCGATATCGAGCCCAGCCGCCACCTCGGGTTCGGCGGCGGAGCCCGCACCGGGCACCGGCCGGACCCGGTCCCCCGGCAGCTCCTCCGCGACGGCAACGCGGCGTTCTGGAACCCCGACGACATCGACCTCACCCGCGACGAAGCCGACTTCGCCACGCTGTCCCCCGGCGAGCGGCGCCTGACCTGCCTGTTCGTGGCGAACCTCATCGCGGTCGGCGAGTCGGCGCCCCAGGATCTGCAGCCGTTCGTGACGGCGATGGCCACCGAGAACAGGCGGGACGACGAGACCTACCTGACGCAGCTCGTGTTCGAGGAGGCCCAGCACGCCCAGGCGCTCCGCACGTGGTTCGACGCGGTCGGGATGAGTGACTCCCTGCCGTGGTTCACCGAGAACGGGGATGTCCGCCGTCGTAGCTTCCTGGAAGAACTTTCCTGGTCGCTGTACGCGCTCACCGACGACCAGTCACCCGCGGCCCAGATCCGGGCCGCGGTGACGCACAACCACATCCTCGAAGGCTGCCTCGGCTTGACGTGCTACACCGCCGGGGCGCAGATCTGCCGAAACCGCGGGATCCTCCCCGGCCTCCTCCGCATTCTCGAGCACATCGCGGCCGACGAGCGCCGGCACGTCGCCTGGGGCACGTTCACGTGCCGCCGCCACCTCGCGGCCGACGACGAGAACTGGGCGATCGTCCTGCAACGCACGCAGGAACTGCTGCCGCTCGCCACCGAGATGATCGGCGAAATGCTGGCGCCGTTCGGACCGGGAGCACCGTTCGGGATCAGCATGCAGGGGCTGATGGGCTCCGCACTGAGCGACGTCGGCCGCCGCCTCGACTCGGTCGCGCGGGCGCGTGGTCGCCACCCCGAGGAGGTCGACCGCGACCACTCGCCGATGCGCCTCGAGGACGAGATCGAGATGGACGGAAATCGCTCGGGCGGCGAGGACGACCGCCGGACCGTGGTGTCGATCAGGCGTCCGGTGCGACCTGCGCCGTGA
- a CDS encoding MlaD family protein, with protein sequence MRRIPLFVLGVAAVAAAALLIAPGDDEYPANVVLPSATGLIAGSKVLVNGFDAGQVDDVSIKDGRAQVTMRLTKDFAPLHSGASAGIVWKAVLGERQLDVRDGPKANPVIPPGGTLDGKVSDPVEMDKVLAALDPATRSHLSSLVQGLDHTVEGNETDLRQTLQKAGPTVEALGGVLRAVGSDGPAIKELTGQLNGMVTTLVNRDQQVRAIVSGLSGATEAAAQQREQLRAALRKLPGTLGTADRTLADVPGTVDKAVPLLDDLRPATDRLPAVARTLRPVLADLRPTVAQLRPTLGSLGTLLQFTPGLLDSAHGALPGTNSAVASLTPALSFLRPYTPEVVGWLSNWGSSAANYDSNGHYMRVNIPAGISSFDNNPGVMPPGMASDPFPAPGAIAGQPWTDAFGGGVR encoded by the coding sequence ATGCGCAGAATTCCGCTCTTCGTACTGGGGGTGGCCGCGGTGGCCGCCGCCGCGCTGCTGATCGCCCCGGGCGACGACGAGTACCCGGCGAACGTGGTGCTGCCGTCGGCGACCGGCTTGATCGCCGGCAGCAAGGTCCTGGTGAACGGGTTCGACGCCGGGCAGGTCGACGACGTGTCCATCAAGGACGGACGGGCACAGGTCACCATGAGACTGACCAAGGACTTCGCGCCGCTGCACTCCGGCGCCTCGGCGGGCATCGTGTGGAAGGCCGTGCTGGGTGAGCGGCAGCTCGACGTCCGGGACGGCCCGAAGGCGAACCCGGTCATCCCGCCGGGCGGCACCCTGGACGGCAAGGTCTCCGACCCGGTCGAGATGGACAAGGTCCTGGCCGCGCTCGACCCCGCCACCCGCAGCCACCTCAGCTCCCTGGTGCAGGGACTCGACCACACCGTCGAAGGCAACGAGACCGACCTCCGGCAGACGCTGCAGAAAGCGGGGCCCACGGTGGAAGCGCTCGGCGGGGTGCTGCGCGCCGTCGGCTCGGACGGGCCGGCGATCAAGGAGCTGACCGGGCAGCTGAACGGCATGGTCACCACGCTGGTGAACCGTGACCAGCAGGTGCGCGCCATCGTTTCCGGGCTGTCCGGCGCGACCGAAGCGGCCGCGCAGCAACGTGAGCAGCTGCGCGCGGCGCTGCGGAAGCTGCCCGGCACCCTCGGGACCGCGGACCGGACGCTGGCCGACGTGCCCGGCACGGTCGACAAAGCGGTGCCGTTGCTGGACGACCTCCGCCCCGCGACCGACCGCCTGCCCGCCGTGGCCCGCACCCTGCGCCCGGTGCTCGCGGACCTCCGCCCGACCGTGGCGCAGCTGCGGCCGACCCTGGGGTCGCTCGGCACCCTGCTGCAGTTCACGCCGGGACTGCTCGACAGTGCCCACGGTGCCCTGCCCGGCACGAACTCGGCGGTGGCTTCGCTGACGCCCGCGCTGAGCTTCTTGCGGCCCTACACGCCCGAAGTGGTCGGGTGGTTGTCGAACTGGGGCTCCTCGGCCGCCAACTACGACAGCAACGGCCACTACATGCGCGTCAACATCCCGGCCGGCATCTCGAGTTTCGACAACAACCCCGGGGTCATGCCGCCCGGGATGGCCAGCGACCCGTTCCCGGCACCCGGCGCGATCGCCGGGCAGCCGTGGACCGACGCGTTCGGGGGTGGAGTCCGATGA
- a CDS encoding response regulator transcription factor → MTDRRLVVVVVDDHELFARGLALLLTTNAGDRFEVGGTTTHVEEAPALVESCAADLALVDLAMPPLGGAAAIRQIKRRHPATRVLALSGSDDLELAEQALRAGADGYLTKSADPEVLVAPLLTVAAGFRVLEGELLDALLTTTRKPPETLLDTLDSQDLRLWALLARGLETQDIAGRMLVSERTAKRMVASLLNRIGAANRVEAAGLAGAYGLLDHDPADRPQ, encoded by the coding sequence GTGACTGATCGGCGCCTGGTGGTCGTGGTCGTGGACGACCACGAACTGTTCGCCAGAGGCCTGGCGCTGCTGCTGACGACCAATGCCGGCGACCGCTTCGAGGTGGGGGGCACCACCACCCACGTCGAGGAGGCACCCGCGCTGGTCGAGTCCTGCGCGGCCGATCTGGCGCTCGTCGACCTGGCCATGCCGCCGCTGGGCGGAGCGGCCGCGATCCGCCAGATCAAGCGGCGGCACCCGGCCACCCGCGTGCTCGCACTGTCCGGATCGGACGATCTGGAACTCGCCGAGCAGGCTCTGCGCGCCGGAGCGGACGGCTATCTCACCAAGTCGGCGGACCCGGAGGTCCTCGTCGCGCCGTTGCTGACCGTGGCCGCCGGCTTCCGGGTCCTCGAAGGCGAGCTGCTCGACGCGCTGCTGACCACGACCCGCAAGCCACCGGAAACGCTGCTGGACACGCTCGATTCCCAGGACCTGCGGCTGTGGGCGCTGCTCGCCCGCGGCCTCGAGACCCAGGACATCGCCGGCCGGATGCTGGTCTCCGAGCGCACGGCCAAGCGCATGGTCGCCTCGTTGCTGAACCGGATCGGCGCGGCCAACCGGGTCGAAGCCGCCGGCCTGGCCGGTGCCTACGGCCTGCTCGACCACGATCCCGCGGACCGTCCACAGTAG